One region of Tamandua tetradactyla isolate mTamTet1 chromosome 6, mTamTet1.pri, whole genome shotgun sequence genomic DNA includes:
- the TSPYL5 gene encoding testis-specific Y-encoded-like protein 5, producing MSGRSRGRKSSRAKSQGKARARVRTRAAPDEASRDPDPPECQGLGKKTKFTQVQAGSGWGGLETAAPAPPRRFGKGAASRLTPDGGLALRARAEGDHGQVATRAGSGKASSLSERLETDPVFVGTVGRPRNGPRVGNRRGSTGKKTPETCSELGKAVASGKAKKGASAECASVSVGEEKKVEKDAGLGSLTTDGSVGTLETLQLNLETMDSQADRAYLRLSRKFGQLRLQHVERRNLLIQNIPGFWGQAFQNHPQLSTFLSTQDKEVLSYLTCLEVEELGLARLGYKIKFYFGCNPYFQNKVLIKEYGCGPTGQVVSQSTPIHWLPGHDDQSRSQENPDRIRNFFGWFSNHSSIESDKIVEIINEELWPNPLQYYLLSDGTLGEKGKEDKPGPSRQPVEYPKPGINQTN from the coding sequence ATGAGCGGCCGAAGTAGGGGTAGAAAGTCCTCTCGCGCCAAAAGCCAGGGCAAAGCCCGCGCCAGAGTCCGAACCCGCGCTGCTCCTGACGAAGCCTCGCGCGACCCGGACCCTCCAGAGTGCCAGGGGCTCGGGAAGAAAACCAAGTTCACGCAGGTGCAGGCTGGCTCGGGTTGGGGTGGCCTTGAAACGGCTGCGCCCGCGCCACCCCGCCGTTTTGGGAAGGGGGCTGCCAGTCGGCTAACCCCGGACGGTGGCCTTGCGCTCAGGGCCCGAGCTGAGGGGGATCACGGGCAGGTGGCGACCAGGGCCGGGTCGGGGAAAGCCTCGTCTCTCTCTGAGCGCCTGGAAACAGACCCTGTCTTCGTGGGAACTGTGGGACGGCCGAGAAATGGTCCCCGAGTTGGAAATCGCCGTGGCTCTACTGGGAAGAAGACCCCAGAAACCTGTAGCGAATTGGGAAAGGCTGTAGCTAGTGGGAAAGCAAAGAAAGGGGCCAGTGCGGAGTGTGCCTCTGTCTCAGTAGGGGAAGAAAAGAAGGTGGAGAAGGATGCAGGGTTAGGCTCCCTGACAACAGATGGCAGCGTGGGTACCCTGGAGACCCTCCAGCTGAACCTGGAGACAATGGATTCCCAGGCCGACAGGGCCTACCTTCGGCTATCACGCAAGTTTGGGCAGTTGCGACTGCAGCATGTAGAGCGCAGGAACCTCCTCATCCAGAATATCCCAGGTTTCTGGGGGCAAGCCTTTCAGAATCACCCCCAGCTATCAACCTTTTTGAGCACCCAAGATAAAGAAGTACTCAGCTACTTGACCTGCTTGGAGGTGGAAGAGCTTGGCCTGGCCAGATTGGGCTACAAGATCAAGTTCTACTTTGGCTGCAACCCTTATTTCCAAAATAAGGTTCTTATCAAGGAATATGGTTGTGGTCCTACAGGTCAGGTTGTGTCTCAATCTACTCCAATCCATTGGCTCCCAGGCCATGATGACCAGTCCCGAAGTCAGGAGAACCCAGACAGAATCCGTAACTTCTTTGGGTGGTTTTCAAACCACAGCTCCATTGAATCTGACAAGATTGTTGAGATAATCAATGAGGAACTGTGGCCCAATCCCCTGCAGTACTATCTTTTGAGTGATGGAACCcttggagagaaaggaaaagaggacaAGCCAGGTCCATCAAGGCAGCCAGTGGAGTATCCTAAACCAGGGATAAACCAGACAAACTGA